The following proteins are encoded in a genomic region of Coffea eugenioides isolate CCC68of chromosome 6, Ceug_1.0, whole genome shotgun sequence:
- the LOC113774918 gene encoding WAT1-related protein At2g37460, translating into METKGLAAKDIIYKLFNRAKPFAAVIFLQFGLSGMDILSKVALNEGMSNYVFVVYRHAIATALIAPFAIILDKKIRPKMRLSIFAKILVLSLLEPVIDQNLYFLGMKYTTATFAAAMCNILPAITFLMAWIFRLEKVKLKSINSQAKIVGTVATVGGAMLMTLLRGPVIKLPWTKGTTSPEHQSGGINLQNSIKGGLFITIGCFGWSCFMVLQAITLRAYPAELSLTAWICLLGTAEGAILALIMERGKAAVWSINWDTKFLAALYSGVFCSGLAYYIQGVVMKQRGPVFVTAFSPLNMVIVAVLSSFILHELMDLGRVLGAITIVVGLYLVVWGKRKDYDCPSIEGLPTDIQMMSADTKCKENNNHEVVNINSSKEGAVTGDEV; encoded by the exons ATGGAAACAAAAGGACTTGCTGCAAAGGATATAATTTACAAGCTATTTAACAGGGCGAAGCCCTTTGCTGCTGTAATTTTTTTGCAATTTGGGCTTTCAGGAATGGATATCCTCTCAAAAGTTGCACTCAATGAAGGGATGAGCAATTATGTATTTGTGGTCTACCGCCATGCCATTGCCACGGCTCTTATTGCCCCTTTTGCCATCATACTGGACAa GAAAATAAGGCCGAAGATGAGACTCTCAATATTTGCAAAGATCCTGGTTCTCAGCCTACTCGA ACCAGTTATAGACCAGAATCTCTACTTTTTGGGCATGAAATACACCACAGCGACCTTTGCTGCAGCCATGTGCAACATTCTTCCTGCCATAACCTTTCTGATGGCCTGGATCTTCAG GCTTGAGAAGGTGAAATTAAAGAGCATTAACAGCCAAGCAAAGATAGTTGGCACTGTTGCCACCGTTGGAGGTGCCATGCTCATGACACTACTTAGAGGACCAGTTATTAAGCTGCCCTGGACAAAAGGAACCACCAGTCCTGAACATCAAAGTGGTGGTATAAATCTTCAAAATTCAATCAAGGGCGGACTCTTTATCACAATTGGATGTTTCGGTTGGTCTTGCTTCATGGTTTTACAA GCAATTACACTTCGGGCATATCCAGCTGAGCTCTCTCTCACTGCTTGGATATGCCTACTGGGAACAGCTGAAGGAGCCATACTGGCACTAATAATGGAGAGGGGAAAGGCTGCAGTGTGGTCCATAAACTGGGATACTAAATTTCTTGCAGCTTTATACAGC GGTGTTTTCTGCTCTGGACTTGCTTATTATATCCAAGGAGTAGTCATGAAACAAAGAGGCCCTGTTTTTGTGACAGCTTTTAGTCCTTTGAACATGGTTATTGTGGCTGTCTTAAGCTCTTTCATTCTGCATGAGCTAATGGATCTGGGAAG GGTGCTTGGAGCCATTACCATAGTTGTTGGCCTTTATCTTGTTGTATGGGGTAAAAGAAAGGACTATGATTGCCCGTCTATTGAAGGACTTCCAACAGACATTCAAATGATGAGTGCAGATACCAAGTGCAAGGAAAACAATAATCATGAGGTTGTCAACATTAATTCATCCAAAGAAGGAGCTGTCACTGGAGATGAAGTATAA
- the LOC113773006 gene encoding type I inositol polyphosphate 5-phosphatase 8, with product MRTERMNSKGSWPKLVVRKLLNIRSGADEFHSDCAVTGMMDKVERRRKSCSDQGSHVVVPEDFAEGCLLEARNGIESPTLELDGAAASDSRDLSIYLMFKHHFVVDLHHNRMFVATWNVGGKSPHEGLTLGDWLRTSTPADIYVLGFQEIKTCHRGYQVPLNAGNVLGAEDSGPSAKWLSLIRQALNGIHHSATDDSPPEDLTLPASQSPLDGRQFAVKPGVNFSDMLSPENGIDQQEGLERYLSLNDPNNSFASEEASAASPSAVSTGPSSPNGIKYCLAASKQMVGIFLCVWVRSDLRKHISSLKVSCVGRGIMGYLGNKGSISMSMILHRASFCFVCTHLASGEKEGDEIKRNSDVIEILRKTRFSHPCGIPGKPVPPDGILNHEKIIWLGDLNYRLTPNGGDAIELLKKNDWQALLEKDQLRIEQRAGRVFIGWEEGKIYFAPTYKYLKDSDTYVLQTSTSKEKRRTPAWCDRILWKGEGLKQLWYARGESKFSDHRPVNSLFSVQVNVSQTDKAAPPVSSNATVPQAEAAAQPTVLSSSTCAAVAKVQAEELLFLTRAEKCIQSTPMLFSINQ from the exons ATGAGAACGGAACGGATGAATTCTAAG GGCTCATGGCCAAAGCTGGTCGTCAGAAAATTGTTGAACATAAGGAGCGGTGCCGATGAATTTCATTCGGACTGCGCGGTAACTG GTATGATGGATAAAGTTGAACGGAGAAGGAAGAGTTGTTCAGATCAAGGCTCCCACGTCGTTGTACCGGAGGATTTTGCTG AGGGTTGCTTACTCGAAGCACGTAATGGAATCGAAAGCCCAACACTTGAACTGGATGGAGCCGCAGCGTCAGATAGCCGCGACCTTAG CATCTACTTGATGTTTAAGCACCATTTTGTGGTGGATCTACACCATAATAGGATGTTCGTGGCGACGTGGAATGTAGGTGGCAAGTCACCGCATGAGGGATTGACTTTGGGCGATTGGTTGAGAACATCTACACCGGCTGACATCTATGTGCTTGG CTTTCAGGAGATC AAAACATGTCACCGAGGATATCAAGTGCCTCTTAATGCCGGTAACGTACTGGGTGCGGAGGACAGCGGTCCATCTGCCAAATGGCTTTCTCTGATTCGCCAAGCTCTCAATGGAATTCACCATTCAGCCACTGATGATTCCCCGCCGGAAGATTTAACTTTACCCGCCTCACAATCCCCACTTGACGGGCGACAATTTGCTGTAAAACCAGGGGTCAACTTCTCGGATATGCTCTCACCGGAAAATGGAATAGACCAGCAAGAAGGGTTGGAAAGATACTTGAGTTTGAATGATCCAAATAATTCATTTGCAAGTGAAGAAGCTTCAGCAGCCAGTCCGTCCGCCGTGTCAACAGGGCCCAGTAGTCCGAATGGGATTAAATACTGCTTGGCGGCCAGCAAGCAGATGGTAGGAATATTTTTATGCGTGTGGGTACGTTCAGATTTGCGCAAGCACatttccagtttgaaggtttccTGCGTCGGGAGAGGCATCATGGGATACCTTGGAAATAAG GGATCAATATCAATGAGTATGATATTGCATCGGGCGAGTTTCTGCTTCGTTTGTACTCACTTGGCCTCTGGAGAGAAAGAGGGTGACGAGATAAAAAGGAATTCGGACGTGATAGAGATTTTGAGGAAGACAAGGTTCTCTCACCCCTGCGGAATACCGGGAAAACCAGTTCCACCGGATGGAATTTTGAATCATGA AAAGATAATATGGCTTGGGGATTTAAATTATCGACTTACACCTAATGGTGGAGACGCAATTGAGCTACTCAAAAAGAATGACTGGCAAGCACTCCTAGAGAAGGATCAG TTAAGAATTGAACAAAGGGCTGGTCGTGTTTTCATTGGTTGGGAAGAAGGCAAGATTTACTTTGCACCAACATACAAGTACCTCAAAGATTCTGACACCTACGTTCTTCAAACCTCCACGTCTAAAGAGAAGCGGCGCACTCCTGCTTG GTGTGACAGGATATTGTGGAAGGGGGAGGGACTAAAGCAATTGTGGTATGCAAGGGGGGAATCAAAATTTTCTGATCACAGGCCAGTTAATTCACTTTTCTCAGTGCAAGTAAATGTATCCCAAACTGACAAGGCTGCTCCACCCGTCAGTTCCAACGCCACCGTGCCTCAAGCAGAAGCAGCAGCGCAACCCACAGTTCTATCATCATCAACTTGTGCTGCAGTTGCCAAGGTTCAAGCTGAAGAGCTATTGTTCTTGACCAGGGCAGAGAAATGCATCCAGAGCACTCCTATGTTGTTTTCAATCAACCAATAG
- the LOC113774917 gene encoding uncharacterized protein LOC113774917, whose translation MAYNTSSRTEPTNSHQWLMESAEAELFPNKKQAVEAPNSNSFSGFLNSNVSHWGHSSTFHSVANQFTQRLFDPETARTINFGQRNVPSVDLGSISMKRKVIEDCVESDFSFGLSISNSLEDPKTGLNYGGIRKVKVSQVKDTENLIPSFGHTYDTEDSGYVSVPHAFVNTDDNSVSMGLSFSRADKNVMSIGTSFMREDNDFVSVDQPGNHHGCDGTSIGPAYKENGSISLNTSLDKDGKNTGALSFQNFGINEGAVSHSLNMNGAVESIELPFSMDASNIAHTGQLFDKEAQIAACIDHSYNNTEDHHMSGSKSYNTIDDNNLSLAHHCGKGESKIISFGGISDDDNLSASERLICSYDLLMGQSSVLKSETVKGKVSVESNADALAQATEIVTSKEIVSRKKEEHKVIKKPPPNNFPSNVRSLLSTGILDGVPVKYIAWSREKELRGTIKGSGYLCGCETCNHTKAINAYEFERHAGSKTKHPNNHIYFENGKTVYGIVQELRNTPQNLLFDVIQTITGSPINQKSFRLWKESFVAATRELQRIYGKEEGKQLS comes from the exons ATGGCTTACAATACTTCATCAAGAACTGAGCCAACAAATTCTCATCAATGGCTTATGGAAAGTGCTGAGGCAGAGTTGTTCCCTAATAAAAAGCAAGCAGTTGAAGCTCCAAATTCCAATTCATTCTCTGGTTTTCTAAATTCAAATGTTTCTCATTGGGGACATTCTTCCACTTTCCATTCAGTTGCAAACCAATTCACACAAAGGCTTTTTGACCCTGAGACTGCAAGGACTATCAACTTTGGTCAGAGAAATGTTCCATCAGTTGACTTGGGAAGTATAAGTATGAAACGAAAGGTTATTGAGGATTGTGTTGAAAGTGATTTCTCATTTGGTTTATCAATATCTAATTCCCTGGAAGATCCTAAGACAGGTCTTAACTATGGGGGTATCAGAAAAGTTAAAGTCAGCCAAGTCAAGGATACAGAAAATCTCATCCCTTCATTTGGCCACACATATGACACAGAGGACAGCGGTTATGTGTCAGTGCCTCATGCGTTTGTTAACACAGATGATAATTCTGTTTCTATGGGACTTTCTTTCAGTAGAGCAGATAAAAATGTGATGTCTATTGGAACTTCCTTCATGAGGGAGGATAACGATTTCGTATCAGTGGATCAACCTGGCAACCATCATGGCTGTGATGGGACTTCAATAGGTCCTGCATACAAGGAAAATGGTAGTATATCACTCAATACATCTCTAGATAAAGATGGAAAAAACACAGGAGCACTAAGTTTCCAAAATTTCGGTATAAATGAAGGAGCAGTGAGTCATTCCTTAAACATGAATGGTGCTGTTGAATCAATTGAGCTGCCTTTCAGCATGGATGCTAGTAATATTGCCCATACAGGGCAACTTTTTGATAAAGAAGCTCAAATAGCTGCATGTATAGATCACTCTTACAACAATACTGAAGATCATCATATGTCAGGGTCTAAAAGCTACAACACAATTGATGACAATAATTTGTCATTGGCCCACCATTGTGGTAAGGGAGAAAGTAAGATCATATCTTTTGGTGGAATTTCTGATGATGATAATTTGAGTGCTTCTGAAAGGCTCATATGCAGTTATGACTTACTAATGGGTCAATCTTCAGTTCTAAAATCTGAAACAGTGAAAGGAAAGGTGTCAGTTGAGTCGAATGCTGATGCACTTGCACAAGCCACTGAAATAGTTACTAGTAAAGAAATTGTTTCAAGGAAAAAAGAGGAACATAAAGTAATTAAAAAACCTCCTCCAAATAATTTCCCTTCTAATGTTCGAAGTTTGCTGTCAACTGGTATACTAGATGGAGTACCCGTGAAGTATATTGCGTGGTCACGAGAG AAAGAACTTAGGGGCACCATAAAAGGTTCTGGTTATCTATGTGGTTGTGAGACATGTAATCATACCAAG GCGATTAATGCCTACGAGTTTGAGCGTCATGCTGGATCTAAAACTAAACATCCAAACAATCACATATACTTTGAGAATGGCAAGACAGTTTATGGGATTGTTCAAGAGTTGAGGAATACTCCACAAAATCTGTTGTTTGATGTAATTCAGACAATTACTGGGTCACCCATCAACCAAAAATCCTTTCGTCTTTGGAAAG AATCATTTGTAGCTGCAACACGTGAACTTCAGAGAATATACGGAAAAGAGGAAGGAAAACAACTATCTTGA